Proteins co-encoded in one Fusarium fujikuroi IMI 58289 draft genome, chromosome FFUJ_chr06 genomic window:
- a CDS encoding putative ras superfamily KREV-1-like protein translates to MPRHYHYQPSRELHVVVLGAGGVGKSCLTAQFVHNEWIESYDPTIEDSYRTQLQVDGRQVILEILDTAGTEQFGRSSMSQQLSHDPRTDVGTVAMRDLYMKTGQGFLLVFSITSSSSLSELAGLREEIIRIKDDENVPLVIVGNKADLEENRAVPRAKGFSISQRWGAPYYEASARTRTNVDEVFIDLCRQMLRKEDEQHANDGPNDDYKYDHGRSSHRRQRRRRKKDSPRCVIL, encoded by the exons ATGCCACGACATTATCATTACCAACCCAG TCGCGAACTCCATGTGGTAGTCCTGGGAGCAG GCGGCGTGGGCAAAAGTTGTTTAACTG CCCAGTTCGTCCACAACGAGTGGATCGAGAGCTATGATCCCACCATAGAAGACTCTTATCGCACGCAGCTTCAGGTTGAT GGACGTCAAGTTATCCTCGAAAT CCTCGATACTGCGGGGACCGAGCAATTCGGTAGGTCCTCTATGTCTCAACAACTTTCGCACGACCCTCGTACTGATGTTGGTACAGTCGCCATGAGGGATCTGTACATGAAAACCGGCCAAGGCTTTCTTCTTGTGTTCAGTATcacatcgtcttcctccctGAGCGAACTGGCAGGTTTGCGTGAAGAAATTATCCGGATAAAAGACGACGAAAATGTACCTCTTGTTATTGTCGGTAACAAAGCCGATTTGGAGGAGAATCGCGCTGTGCCCCGAGCCAAGGGCTTCTCCATCTCACAACGATGGGGCGCACCCTACTATGAGGCTAGCGCGAGGACAAGGA CCAACGTTGATGAGGTTTTTATCGATCTCTGCAGGCAAATGTTGCGAAAAGAGGACGAACAACACGCGAATGACGGACCCAATGACGACTACAAGTATGATCACGGCCGGAGTTCTCATAGACGTCAACGACGTCGCCGAAAGAAGGACTCACCGCGATGTGTGATCCTGTGA
- a CDS encoding related to short-chain alcohol dehydrogenase, which yields MEPTNDIKGLIRQSPPVDVSKPYDATTLKGKTIVITGGANGLGSYMVREWASHGANIIIGDVADAAGEKLVAELTTQYPDSAFAFQHCDVTDWESQVGLFETAVHVSPHGGIDIVVPNAGIILPDVSIQFEEPALKNGRLPKPNTAQFDVNITGAAYTTHLAMYWLPQNGSSPRDRCLLLVGSLASLCPFPTQTMYTMSKHAILGLFRTLRATSFRSGVRVNMITPYYVSKSNMLKLPIEAAFLSGTAGGAMIEDVIDAATRLIADEEIAGRALCVGPKLKSAGVEGVEDVDALMTVQDSENDGQGRAVWECYADDYDNVDAFVKRFILLLNAAERVKGWFGIFTDIWGMLRRK from the coding sequence ATGGAGCCTACCAACGATATCAAGGGCCTCATCCGCCAGTCACCGCCCGTCGATGTGTCCAAGCCCTACGATGCCACAACTCTCAAGGGTAAGACTATTGTCATCACCGGCGGTGCTAATGGTCTTGGTTCTTACATGGTTCGCGAATGGGCATCGCATGGGGcaaatatcatcatcggcgaTGTCGCTGACGCAGCGGGCGAAAAGCTTGTAGCTGAACTTACAACTCAGTATCCGGACTCAGCTTTTGCCTTTCAGCATTGCGACGTCACCGACTGGGAATCACAAGTCGGCCTCTTTGAGACGGCGGTTCACGTCAGCCCTCATGGAGGCATCGATATTGTCGTCCCTAATGCCGGTATCATCCTTCCGGACGTCTCCATTCAGTTCGAGGAGCCTGCTCTCAAGAATGGACGTCTTCCAAAGCCCAACACGGCTCAGTTCGACGTCAACATCACTGGCGCTGCCTATACCACTCACCTCGCCATGTACTGGCTCCCACAGAATGGATCTTCTCCGCGAGATCGTTGCCTGCTTCTCGTCGGCTCGCTTGCGTCTCTTTGCCCTTTCCCAACTCAAACCATGTACACGATGAGCAAGCATGCTattcttggtctcttccGCACTCTTCGTGCTACGTCTTTTCGGAGTGGCGTTCGTGTCAACATGATCACTCCCTACTATGTCTCCAAGTCCAACATGCTCAAGCTCCCCATCGAAGCTGCCTTCCTCTCCGGCACAGCAGGCGGGGCAATGATCGAGGATGTCATTGATGCTGCCACTCGACTCAttgctgatgaagagattGCAGGTCGTGCACTCTGCGTCGGtcccaagctcaagtccGCTGGCGTGGAGGGTGTGGAGGATGTGGATGCTCTCATGACCGTCCAGGACTCTGAGAACGACGGACAAGGGCGTGCTGTATGGGAGTGCTACGCCGATGACTATGACAACGTCGATGCGTTTGTGAAACGCTTTATCTTACTTCTGAACGCCGCTGAAAGAGTCAAGGGGTGGTTTGGTATTTTCACTGACATATGGGGCATGCTGCGACGCAAGTGA